The stretch of DNA TCTTTGGCATAATTTTCTCTTACATATTGTTCTCCAGATTGCTTTCCTTTGGGAAGGGGCAAATATGTAATCTTCCGGGGATTAAAACCTCGCTTAACGAGAAAATGTCGGGCAAATACTTCCTGCTGTCTATCCTCACATAATACAATAATTTGCATACCACTATGAATCATGGAGCCATCCCCGCGCTACCAATTCTGAAATAGGAAGTCCAGTATCATTATCAGTGCCGATCCGTTTTACTCGAACTGGAGTGTTACTTTGACGTTCAAACCAATATCCTACAGGTGATGCTAAAAGATAGTCAATTAACACAGGGTGATGAGAAATCAGCAATGCTTGTGTTTTTTGTTCGCTACAAAGGTCATAAAGTTGAATCAACCAAGGTTGAATTTCTGGTAGTGCCAAAAAGTTCTCAGGTTCATCAAGGCATAAAGTGTAATCTTCAGATTTAGTGCATATAATAAGCGTATATAGTGCAATCAACATTCGCTGACCATCAGAGAGTTCTCCCAATTTGTATTCGACTAATTTATTTCTGTCATTCTCTAGTGAGAAAGACAGTTTGAGAAGGCGAATTTTTTCCCCTGCATCGATAAATTTAAAATAAGCGAATCCCTCAAATATTTCTTTTAAAGTGTTTGTTAATTCAAATATTTTGCCTTGATTTTGAGATAAGTAACGATACCAAGAAACATAATTTTCCATCCTATAAGATAAACGATTTTCTTCTTTACTACTCTCATCAACCATCATACTAGGATTAATTTGAAGTATTATGAAACGCTCCATGCGCTCTTTGAACCAAGTCAGCTTGCTATTGTCATCTCTGGGCATAAGTAAAGCCAGCATTGACTGAAACAAGTCAAAGGGATATTCTTTCCATTCTAAGGATAAAGAACCGTCGCGGAAGACTTGCATTTCTCCTAACCCGAATTTTAGTAATGGTTGGTTATCAAACCACAAGCGCTCGTACTTAATGTGAGTCTGGTTTCCATTTCTATCTCTATCATGTTCGATGGCAAGTTCATATTTGTAAGTTCCCCCATTTCCTTCAATTTCTAACTCGAAGCTTTGAATCAAAGATGTCTGCCAGCGCGTACAATCAACAGATTTAAAAATTGCATCAACTTTGCTATCACCACTTACAAAAGCTTGGATTTTTCGCAAAACATCGAAAACAGTTGACTTGCCAGCCCCGTTTGAGCCGAGAAATAAATTAATTGAGTCAACAGACAGTTCAAAATTTACTAGGCATCGAAAATTGTCGATATAAATTCGTTTAAGCATATAATTTCTCCTTAATCTTTCTCATTTTCTCGGATTGCTATTTCTATCTCATCAGGATATACTTCAGCATAACCCCAAGCATTTACTAAGTCTTCAGCATTAAGACTTGGATAGGCATATAAAAGTTCGGATTCACTAGCACCTAAACGGCGATAACTCACTAGCAGCCAAACGGGGATGCGCGTTTGTCTGATACAGGCATCACCGCCTATAACGCCGCGAGTTTTTTCAATTCCTGGCCAACTGTTACTTAAACTTTGGGATAATATTTTTATGGCTTGGATTTTCTCATCTGGGGTTAAGGCTAAAAGTTGTGGTTGCAATTCTTTGAGTGTCATACTTCTGTTAATAATTAATTGCTTCATCACTCCCTTAAATTATAGCGACTGTCGAGAATACCGTCAAAAAAGCGAGCGTATCCTACACTTCCTCTGGCGGATGTAAACTATCCCTCGCCCCGATGCCATTATATATTCTACTCTCTGGTTTAAACTCGCTGATTAAGGTTGTTAAATCAGTATTTCTGATTTGAGCCAATTTTATCAGAGCTTCAACTCGCTCCACATTCATATTTTCTAACCGTTCTTCATAGGCCAATAATTCTGTATGTTCTGCCTCGGTTATCTGTTCCCATTCATTCTGTTGGCGCAGATAGTCCAGCCGTGTTTGTTCTTCAAATAATAGATGACGCTGAATAATTTATAGCAAAGCGGATTCTTCTGAGCCTAACGCGGTTTCATCTCCTAGTTGATTAGCCTTTAAAGACAAATATTCGAGGAGTGTAACTGCTTCTGTTAACATTTCATTGGGCAATTTATCAATTAATTCAATCGCTCTTTGGCGAATGTCTATTGATGCCGTCATGTTCCACCTCTATAGTTCATGCTAAGTTACATTCTAGCAGTTGTAGAAGAAGCGATCGCGCTCTCTAGAAATAAAAGCGATCGCGCTCCCCAAACCCAAAATTCAAAAAATTTTACTACTCTTATTCTCCAACTTCGGCGCTTCAGGAACAGGCCGCATTAATAGCATGACATTCATCAGCGCGATCGCACTCAGCAACGCCACAATTACAGCAAAACCCCCAATCAACCAGTGACGCTCAACAGTTATAGTGACTAAATCCGGGGTTTTCTGACTAACATTGCGAGCAGCCGCAGCCGTAGACATTGAGGCAGGTGCAACCTCAGCCACAGCCGGAGTAGCAACTGGCGGTGCTTTCACAGGTGCAAAATCCGATCGCGCTTCCACAGCAACAGGCCCAGAAGACACTAAAAGAGGCATTTCAGGAGCATTAGAAAGCGCGATCGCTAAGGCTTCCAACCCCTCAGCAATGCTCAAATAACTGAAATGATCGCAGCCAACCTCCGAAATCTGCGGCTTTCTCCCCAAACCCAACTGCGTCATGGATGCCACACTCACGGTGATATCATTTGGCTGGCCGAACATCGCCATATTGCCAGTCATTCCCCCCGCCTTCTGCATCATGCGCTCGAAGGTACTCGCCTGGCCGTTCCTCTGGGCCAGCGCCGCCGGCTGGATGGACTGATTACCAGCTAACACTGTATAAGGAATTTGTGGATCGGGACTTGCCGCCAGCTTCTTCAGAAACTCCGATCCGGGCTGCATTTGCTCTAGAGACACGCTTGCAGCTTCCACTGTCCCTTTTAGCAGCAAATCGCTGAGCCACTTGACAGGAGGCGCGATCGCAGTCACCCCATTGATCGCACTTAGTAACGCTGTTTTCGCCAAACTCTGCACTGTCGCCCAGGGAGAACCGCCATTCGGCGGTCCCAATAGCACTAAGTGCTGCACAACTCGATTCCCTTGTTCTTGTTCAATGAACCACCGCGCCACTAAGCCGCCCATTCCTTGGGCTACGATGTGCAGCACTTTGCCATGATTCGCGCCCAGTCCGGCCAACTCTAAGCGGTGCTTTAACGATCTCGCATTCTCCTCAATCGGAGTGTTTATACTTTCATAATCAAAAGTGAGAACAAGGTCATACAAATCGCTGAGAGGGCGATGCTGACCGTTCGTTTGCACCGATACTTGCCCGATCCCAGGAACCATTTTTTGAGTATCTCCGAGAATGCTGTGAGTGAAGAGAAGAATTCGCTGAGCCTTCGCTACCCACTCTCTCACTTCGTGAATGTCTTTCTCATAAGATACTTTATCGTTTGTGAGGAGGTCGGCGATCGCTAAAATCGGATATTCGTAATCGTAGCCTAATTTTTGCAGGGCGACTTTCTGGAAAAAGATGCGGACAGAACCGCCAAGACTGCGACTTCCCGATGATACCGGATCGGGCAACCGATCTAATTTTATCTCTGTTTGGCCGCGATCGCTCCTTTTCCCCAACCCCGTCGGGACGAAAAATTCGCCATCATAACCAATCCCAATCAGCGCCTCGTTTTCAGCCAGCGGCGCATCAATTATCAATTCTAGCGGCTGTTCCGGCGTTACGGCAGCCGCATCTTCCACATTGCTGAGTTCTAACGCACTCAGGCCGGGGTCAGTACCGCGACTGGCTGTAAATTGGAAAGACTGGATAAACTCTGGATTATCCCGCAAAATTGGCGGCAAAATCATATTACCTACATCGCGCGTCGCTTGGGGAATCGTCGTTAAACGCGCATTTGCCTTTAAACTGGGATGCGATCGCATTTCTACACCCGCACCCAAGGAAACCGCTTCTCCCGTTTGGGGTATCGGTGTCGTTTCCTGCGGTCGCACTGTGGTAAATGTAATCTGAGATGTCACCCAATCATCCCATACTTCATCCTTCTCTGGTTGCGATAAAAGATCGCGAGTTTGTACGCGGTTCATCAAGCGATTGAGAACGCTTTTTCCTCCCTTTCCCGCAATTTTAACTGCACGAGTTCGAGGCGCATCTAACCTTTCTTGTTCCAGCAATGTTGCGTCAAATTCCGCTGTACTGACAATCAATTTTAGGACATCTTTAAACTCAGTAACTCCCTGTTCCCAGAGTTCTTTGGGTACTGTGGCATAAATCGGATTTCCCCCTAAAACAAATACTTCCTCTCCGGGTTGTAACCAAACACCGCCAGAGGCAAAAAAGCCAGTTAAAATCGCGTAAGTTTCGGTTAAATCTAATAAGGCACAGTAAAGCGGTTCGTCGCTACGATTGATGAATTTTATCCTAATAGTTGGCTGCTGCCATTTGCCATTTTCATACTTATATTCTAACCGAATTTGTTGTGCCTCAATTTCGACTTCCCCCTGATATATTTTCACTTCTACGGCATCGGGGTCAATGCGACTGGATGCAGGACTAGAAAGTTCAGCGATATTCGTCCAACGGGCGATGTGTTCCAAACGCGCGATCGCTAAATTAGCATTACCTTGGTTATAACCAGAAATTTTAGCCACCAACGGGCGATCGTCCGTTGGCCGAGCAATGATATACTCGCCATTACGAGCAATTAACCGAAATTCAGCTTGAATTGCTGTTTCTACTTCCCCAACATACATTGAAGCTTGACCTTCCGGCCCCGCTTTTTGTAAGGCTTCCTTTGCTAATTTTACACCTACTTCTTCTCCTTCAATGCAAACACCTAAAGGCGGCATTGGCAAACTGGTAACAACTGCTTTAAAAGTTTTTTCTACATCCAGTGAGTTATCTACATTTGTACAGGAAATCTTGCTGAATTGGGGTAAAACTTCGGTAACATCTGCTTCGGCAAATGAGTTAGAAAGTTGCCGCAAATCTTCGGGATTACTATCCATTGCAAACAAAGCTAACCGAGTCGTTTCTTCCCCTACCACTGGCGGAATGCCGTGTACTGCGCCGCCGTCAATTATCCAGCCGTACTCTAAATGATAACTCACAGTAAAATAAGGAGTGCGTTTTGCGATCGCACCTCCTAAAAACGGCTGGTCTAAATCTTCTAAATTTGTCGCTTCCAACTGCGGCGACTGAGACGCAACTTTGCTGCGGACTAAAGCATTAGTGCGCTTAAATACATCCCGGTAAGTTAAACTACCATTAGCGCGTTGCAAAGTATCTAAAAGAAAATAGCAAAAAGCACCGCGATGTTGTCCAGTACCGTAATATTCCTTGGCTTCTTCGCAGTCGCGACAAGCTGCTAACAAAACATGGCGACCGCGTGGTATCATCCAGCCAGTAGGATTTGCTTCGGGACTGCGAGATGTTGATACTAACTTACTAATTTCTTCGGAGTTTAAGATAAAACTT from Kamptonema formosum PCC 6407 encodes:
- a CDS encoding AAA family ATPase, giving the protein MLKRIYIDNFRCLVNFELSVDSINLFLGSNGAGKSTVFDVLRKIQAFVSGDSKVDAIFKSVDCTRWQTSLIQSFELEIEGNGGTYKYELAIEHDRDRNGNQTHIKYERLWFDNQPLLKFGLGEMQVFRDGSLSLEWKEYPFDLFQSMLALLMPRDDNSKLTWFKERMERFIILQINPSMMVDESSKEENRLSYRMENYVSWYRYLSQNQGKIFELTNTLKEIFEGFAYFKFIDAGEKIRLLKLSFSLENDRNKLVEYKLGELSDGQRMLIALYTLIICTKSEDYTLCLDEPENFLALPEIQPWLIQLYDLCSEQKTQALLISHHPVLIDYLLASPVGYWFERQSNTPVRVKRIGTDNDTGLPISELVARGWLHDS
- a CDS encoding DUF433 domain-containing protein; this translates as MTLKELQPQLLALTPDEKIQAIKILSQSLSNSWPGIEKTRGVIGGDACIRQTRIPVWLLVSYRRLGASESELLYAYPSLNAEDLVNAWGYAEVYPDEIEIAIRENEKD
- a CDS encoding caspase family protein — its product is MTRNIYALLVGIDQYLPPVAPLRGCVNDITAFEEYLRWRSAAPLASRVTSDDDQQLHLLTLKNQQATRQAIIDGFRTHLSQANRNDIVLFYYSGHGSQEPAPPEFWHLEPNRLHESLVCWDSRQEGGWDLADKELAKLISEVAKKDPHITIIMDCCHSGSGTRNLELQETGVRRTPANRRTRPIESFILNSEEISKLVSTSRSPEANPTGWMIPRGRHVLLAACRDCEEAKEYYGTGQHRGAFCYFLLDTLQRANGSLTYRDVFKRTNALVRSKVASQSPQLEATNLEDLDQPFLGGAIAKRTPYFTVSYHLEYGWIIDGGAVHGIPPVVGEETTRLALFAMDSNPEDLRQLSNSFAEADVTEVLPQFSKISCTNVDNSLDVEKTFKAVVTSLPMPPLGVCIEGEEVGVKLAKEALQKAGPEGQASMYVGEVETAIQAEFRLIARNGEYIIARPTDDRPLVAKISGYNQGNANLAIARLEHIARWTNIAELSSPASSRIDPDAVEVKIYQGEVEIEAQQIRLEYKYENGKWQQPTIRIKFINRSDEPLYCALLDLTETYAILTGFFASGGVWLQPGEEVFVLGGNPIYATVPKELWEQGVTEFKDVLKLIVSTAEFDATLLEQERLDAPRTRAVKIAGKGGKSVLNRLMNRVQTRDLLSQPEKDEVWDDWVTSQITFTTVRPQETTPIPQTGEAVSLGAGVEMRSHPSLKANARLTTIPQATRDVGNMILPPILRDNPEFIQSFQFTASRGTDPGLSALELSNVEDAAAVTPEQPLELIIDAPLAENEALIGIGYDGEFFVPTGLGKRSDRGQTEIKLDRLPDPVSSGSRSLGGSVRIFFQKVALQKLGYDYEYPILAIADLLTNDKVSYEKDIHEVREWVAKAQRILLFTHSILGDTQKMVPGIGQVSVQTNGQHRPLSDLYDLVLTFDYESINTPIEENARSLKHRLELAGLGANHGKVLHIVAQGMGGLVARWFIEQEQGNRVVQHLVLLGPPNGGSPWATVQSLAKTALLSAINGVTAIAPPVKWLSDLLLKGTVEAASVSLEQMQPGSEFLKKLAASPDPQIPYTVLAGNQSIQPAALAQRNGQASTFERMMQKAGGMTGNMAMFGQPNDITVSVASMTQLGLGRKPQISEVGCDHFSYLSIAEGLEALAIALSNAPEMPLLVSSGPVAVEARSDFAPVKAPPVATPAVAEVAPASMSTAAAARNVSQKTPDLVTITVERHWLIGGFAVIVALLSAIALMNVMLLMRPVPEAPKLENKSSKIF